Proteins encoded within one genomic window of Fusobacterium russii ATCC 25533:
- a CDS encoding ISL3 family transposase produces KTFKKYFEYIENSLSFSYSNGRIEGVIRKIKVLKNTAYGYRSFLNFKKRILICANL; encoded by the coding sequence TAAAACATTTAAGAAATATTTTGAATATATTGAAAATTCTCTTTCTTTTTCATATTCAAATGGAAGGATTGAAGGAGTAATAAGGAAAATAAAAGTATTAAAAAATACTGCATATGGCTATAGAAGTTTTCTAAATTTTAAAAAAAGAATATTAATATGCGCTAATCTTTAA
- a CDS encoding alanine/glycine:cation symporter family protein encodes MSIIINIVNTVNTYLWSYILIALLIALGAFFTIRSGFMQFRLLSDMFSLITGKLNSLKDGEANVKGQVSAFQSFCISVASHVGTGNLAGVAIAVATGGPGALFWMWLIALLGGATSLVENTLAQVYKEKNGDAFRGGPAYYIEKALGMKSLGKIFSVIVLLTFAFAFNTIQANTIAQAFQTSFNMDVKIGGAIITLLTAIVIFGGVHRIAKFSGTIVPFMSIAYVIVAIFVLVINITKLPNLFILIIESAFGIKQFAGGALGFTILQGVKRGLYSNEAGMGSAPNAAATSNVSHPVKQGLLQAFGVFVDTILICSATGFIVLLYPEYNTIGLKGIQLTQAALSYSVGNWGQHFITLCIFLFAFSSVIGNYYYGEVNLEFLLKNKATMSIFRILVVVFVYIGSIIPLGLVWDIGDAFMGVMALINIIVITVLSPIAMAVIKDYHNQRKAGKNPVFFAKNIPNLKNTECWK; translated from the coding sequence ATGTCAATTATTATCAACATAGTTAATACTGTAAATACTTATTTGTGGTCTTATATTCTTATTGCACTCTTAATTGCACTGGGAGCTTTTTTTACTATAAGATCAGGCTTTATGCAATTTAGACTTTTAAGTGATATGTTTTCTCTTATTACTGGAAAGCTGAATTCATTAAAAGATGGGGAAGCTAATGTTAAAGGACAAGTTTCTGCTTTCCAATCATTTTGTATAAGTGTTGCTTCACATGTTGGAACTGGAAACCTTGCTGGAGTAGCTATAGCTGTTGCAACAGGTGGACCAGGAGCACTTTTTTGGATGTGGCTGATTGCTTTATTAGGTGGAGCAACAAGTTTAGTTGAAAACACTCTTGCACAGGTCTACAAAGAAAAAAATGGAGATGCATTTAGAGGAGGACCCGCTTACTATATTGAAAAAGCTCTTGGTATGAAATCTTTAGGAAAAATATTTTCAGTTATCGTTCTTCTCACTTTTGCATTTGCATTTAATACTATACAAGCCAATACTATAGCACAAGCATTTCAAACTTCATTTAATATGGATGTGAAAATCGGAGGTGCCATAATAACTCTTCTTACTGCTATAGTAATTTTTGGTGGAGTGCATAGAATTGCAAAATTTTCTGGAACTATAGTTCCTTTTATGTCAATAGCTTATGTGATTGTGGCTATATTTGTTTTAGTTATAAATATAACAAAACTTCCTAATTTATTTATTTTAATTATTGAAAGTGCTTTCGGCATTAAACAATTTGCTGGAGGGGCATTAGGATTTACAATACTTCAAGGGGTAAAAAGAGGACTTTATTCAAATGAAGCTGGAATGGGAAGTGCTCCTAATGCGGCAGCAACTTCTAATGTTTCTCATCCTGTAAAACAAGGTCTTCTTCAAGCGTTTGGAGTTTTTGTTGATACAATTTTAATCTGTAGTGCTACTGGATTTATAGTTCTTCTTTATCCTGAATATAATACTATAGGCTTGAAGGGGATACAATTAACTCAGGCTGCTCTTTCATATTCTGTAGGAAATTGGGGACAACACTTTATAACTCTTTGCATATTCTTATTTGCATTTAGTTCCGTTATAGGAAACTATTATTATGGTGAAGTTAACCTAGAATTTTTATTAAAAAATAAAGCAACAATGTCTATTTTTAGAATTTTAGTTGTAGTTTTTGTCTACATAGGCTCAATTATTCCTTTAGGACTTGTTTGGGATATAGGAGATGCTTTTATGGGAGTAATGGCACTTATAAATATTATCGTTATTACTGTACTTTCTCCAATAGCTATGGCTGTAATTAAAGATTACCATAACCAAAGAAAAGCAGGTAAGAATCCAGTATTTTTTGCTAAAAATATCCCTAATTTAAAAAATACTGAATGCTGGAAATAA
- the glsA gene encoding glutaminase A encodes MEELLKKLIEKNKIYTSEGTVANYIPELDKANKNALGIFITTIDGEEFYAGDYDTKFTIQSISKIISLMLAILDNGEDYVFSKVGMEPSGDPFNSIRKLETSSRKKPYNPMINAGAIAVASMIKGKNEHDKFSRLLDFTKLITENNFLDLNYKIYCGEAETGFKNAAMAYFLKGEGIIEGDVKEALNIYFKQCSIEGTAQTISKLAKFLANDGVLTNGERIISTRIAKIIKTLMVTCGMYDSSGEFAVRVGLPSKSGVGGGICTVVPGKMGIGVFGPALDKKGNSLAGGHLLEDLSNELNLNIF; translated from the coding sequence ATGGAAGAATTATTGAAAAAATTAATTGAAAAAAATAAAATCTACACTTCAGAAGGAACTGTGGCAAACTATATTCCTGAACTTGATAAAGCAAATAAAAATGCATTGGGAATTTTTATTACTACTATTGATGGAGAAGAATTTTATGCTGGAGACTATGATACAAAATTTACAATTCAAAGCATTTCTAAAATAATTTCTTTAATGCTTGCGATTTTAGATAATGGAGAAGACTATGTCTTTTCAAAAGTTGGGATGGAACCAAGTGGCGATCCTTTTAATTCAATTAGAAAATTAGAAACTTCTAGTAGAAAGAAACCTTATAATCCAATGATTAATGCTGGAGCTATAGCTGTTGCTTCTATGATAAAGGGGAAAAATGAACATGATAAGTTTTCAAGACTTTTAGATTTCACAAAATTAATCACAGAAAATAATTTTCTTGATTTGAACTATAAAATCTATTGTGGAGAAGCTGAAACAGGCTTTAAAAATGCTGCAATGGCATATTTTTTAAAGGGAGAAGGCATAATTGAAGGGGATGTTAAAGAAGCACTTAATATATATTTTAAACAATGTTCTATAGAAGGCACTGCTCAAACTATATCAAAGCTTGCAAAATTTCTTGCCAATGATGGAGTTTTAACTAATGGAGAAAGAATTATTTCAACTAGAATTGCAAAAATTATAAAAACTTTGATGGTTACATGCGGTATGTATGATAGTTCAGGAGAATTCGCTGTACGAGTTGGCCTACCTTCAAAAAGTGGAGTAGGTGGTGGAATTTGTACAGTTGTTCCAGGTAAAATGGGAATAGGTGTTTTTGGACCTGCACTTGATAAAAAAGGAAACTCCCTTGCTGGTGGTCATCTTTTAGAAGATTTATCTAATGAATTAAATCTTAATATTTTTTAA
- the pcp gene encoding pyroglutamyl-peptidase I translates to MKKILVTGFDPFGGEKINPALEIIKLLPSSIEGNEIKVLEIPTVWRESIRVIEEEIKRFNPDFILSIGQAGGRTDISIERVAINIDDFRIKDNAGNQPVDEKIFEDGENAYFSTLPIKAIQKKIKDNKIPASISNSAGTFVCNHVFYGLRYLTEMKYKNIKAGFIHIPYLPEQVIDKDNSIGSMSLETILKGIELAIKAIFENEIDIKAIGGEIC, encoded by the coding sequence ATGAAAAAAATTCTTGTTACAGGTTTTGATCCTTTTGGAGGAGAAAAAATAAATCCAGCACTTGAAATAATAAAATTGTTACCAAGTAGCATTGAAGGAAATGAGATAAAAGTTTTAGAGATACCTACTGTTTGGAGGGAATCAATAAGAGTAATAGAAGAAGAAATAAAAAGATTTAATCCTGATTTCATATTATCAATAGGGCAAGCAGGTGGAAGAACAGATATATCAATAGAGAGAGTTGCTATAAATATAGATGATTTCAGAATAAAAGATAATGCAGGAAATCAGCCTGTAGATGAAAAAATATTTGAAGATGGTGAGAATGCTTATTTTTCAACTTTGCCTATAAAAGCTATACAAAAAAAAATAAAAGATAATAAAATCCCAGCATCCATATCTAACAGTGCGGGGACTTTTGTATGTAATCATGTATTTTATGGGCTTAGGTACTTAACAGAAATGAAATACAAGAATATAAAAGCAGGTTTTATACATATACCATATTTACCAGAGCAAGTTATTGATAAAGACAATAGTATAGGAAGCATGAGTTTAGAAACTATATTAAAAGGGATTGAATTAGCTATAAAAGCTATTTTTGAAAATGAAATAGATATTAAAGCAATCGGTGGGGAAATTTGTTAA
- a CDS encoding ClC family H(+)/Cl(-) exchange transporter: MDCSENTEKTLKNLSETKGKLYLLCLFIGIITGFTVSFYRWGLEKISHIREYFFQSSFLESPFLFFKIWLVFMIVGFLLDFLYKKYPKTSGSGIPQVKALILGKMDYKNWFQELLAKFVAGVLGIGAGLSLGREGPSVQLGSYIGYGVSKIFKRSYKDRNYLIISGSSAGLAGAFGAPVAGVMFSIEEIYRYINGKLLTCVFISSIAANFIGRRIFGINTAFNLIISYPLNINHYLQFILYIIFGVVIAFFGKLFTYALIKAQDIFNGTKAPRWIKISTIMSSSFFLCFIFPEVLGGGHHLAESLGYRKETLWFLVLIFIVKLVFTAISYSTGFAGGIFLPMLVLGALVGKIFGETVDLFLATGGEFTIHFVVLGMAAYFVSVVRAPLTGIILILEMTGSFVLLFAIATTAIVSYYITELLKQEPIYEILYERMKKDNMDADGKNKNKTIIKVHVMEGSELDGKTISEAFSPEEMLVISIIKNEIEKIPNGKTMIKAGDVLVLLLPEEKVAEIKEKLIERASVK, translated from the coding sequence ATGGACTGTTCTGAAAATACAGAGAAAACATTAAAAAATTTATCAGAAACAAAAGGGAAATTATATTTACTTTGCCTTTTTATTGGAATAATTACAGGTTTTACTGTATCTTTTTATAGATGGGGCTTAGAAAAAATTTCTCATATAAGGGAGTATTTTTTCCAATCATCTTTTTTGGAAAGCCCTTTTTTATTTTTTAAAATTTGGCTTGTATTTATGATTGTAGGTTTTTTACTTGATTTTTTATATAAGAAATATCCTAAGACATCCGGTAGTGGTATACCCCAAGTTAAAGCTCTAATTCTTGGAAAAATGGATTATAAAAATTGGTTCCAAGAATTACTTGCTAAATTTGTTGCAGGAGTTTTAGGAATAGGGGCAGGTTTGTCTTTAGGTAGAGAGGGGCCTTCAGTTCAGTTAGGTTCCTATATAGGTTATGGGGTTTCAAAAATTTTTAAAAGAAGTTATAAGGATAGAAATTACTTAATAATAAGTGGTTCAAGTGCTGGATTAGCTGGTGCATTTGGAGCACCGGTAGCTGGAGTGATGTTTAGTATAGAAGAAATTTATAGATATATAAATGGGAAATTATTAACTTGTGTATTTATATCAAGTATAGCTGCTAATTTTATAGGGAGAAGAATTTTTGGTATAAATACAGCTTTTAATTTAATAATTAGTTATCCGCTTAATATAAATCATTATTTACAATTTATTTTATATATTATTTTTGGAGTTGTAATTGCTTTTTTTGGTAAATTGTTTACCTATGCTTTAATAAAAGCACAGGATATATTTAATGGAACAAAGGCTCCCAGATGGATAAAAATTTCAACTATAATGTCATCATCATTTTTCTTATGTTTTATTTTTCCTGAAGTACTTGGTGGAGGACATCATTTAGCTGAAAGTTTAGGGTATAGAAAAGAAACTTTATGGTTTCTGGTCTTAATATTTATTGTAAAATTAGTTTTCACCGCTATTTCCTATTCAACAGGTTTTGCTGGAGGAATTTTTTTACCAATGTTAGTACTTGGAGCACTGGTTGGAAAAATCTTTGGAGAAACAGTGGACTTATTTTTAGCTACAGGCGGAGAATTTACAATACACTTTGTTGTTTTAGGAATGGCGGCATATTTTGTGTCTGTTGTAAGAGCACCGTTAACAGGAATTATACTTATCTTAGAAATGACAGGGTCTTTTGTTTTATTATTTGCAATAGCAACTACGGCAATTGTTTCTTACTATATAACAGAACTTTTAAAACAGGAGCCAATATATGAAATACTTTATGAAAGAATGAAAAAAGATAATATGGATGCGGATGGAAAAAATAAAAATAAGACCATTATAAAAGTTCATGTTATGGAAGGTTCAGAATTAGATGGGAAAACTATTTCTGAAGCATTCTCTCCTGAAGAAATGTTAGTTATTTCTATTATAAAAAACGAAATAGAAAAAATTCCTAATGGTAAGACAATGATTAAAGCAGGAGATGTTTTGGTATTGTTGCTACCAGAAGAAAAAGTTGCAGAAATAAAAGAAAAGCTTATAGAAAGAGCTTCAGTTAAATAA
- a CDS encoding MATE family efflux transporter: MENKHNFMETEGITKLLIKFSLPAMVGMFVNALYNIVDRIYIGNIKDIGHLGITGVGISFPIIILIFSFALLIGIGGAASISLKLGEKNKEEAEKILGVILFFSFFVSVSLMVLIYFYMDKIIMLIGGSEKTFLYAKSYLWYLNWGAPGVIVGMSLNAAIRADGSPKMAMMTLLLGAITNIVLDPIFIFSFGLGIKGAAIATVISQYLSATWTIFYFNSSLSKLKMYRKYIRCDIRKIKKICALGSSAFAIQIGFSLVTYFLNKVLKEYGGDISIGSMAIIQSIISFMSMPIFGINQGIQPILGYNYGAKKYDRVRETMFKAMALATAICIFGFLISQFFGSYLIRIFTDNKELEKLTVYGLRIYTLAFPIIGFQIISSIYFQAIGKPKMSFLISSSRQILFMIPSLFILAKLFGIKGVWYATPVADSLSTLITFILIKHELKHLKELESLR; encoded by the coding sequence GTGGAAAATAAACATAACTTTATGGAAACTGAAGGGATAACAAAGTTACTTATAAAATTCTCACTTCCAGCAATGGTAGGAATGTTTGTAAATGCTTTGTATAACATTGTTGATAGAATATACATAGGAAATATAAAGGATATAGGACATCTTGGAATCACTGGCGTTGGTATAAGTTTTCCAATAATAATATTAATATTTTCATTTGCTCTCCTTATCGGTATTGGAGGAGCAGCAAGTATATCTTTAAAACTAGGTGAAAAAAATAAAGAGGAAGCTGAAAAAATTTTAGGAGTTATTTTATTCTTTTCATTTTTTGTTTCAGTATCTCTTATGGTTTTAATATATTTTTATATGGACAAGATAATAATGTTAATAGGAGGAAGTGAAAAAACATTTCTCTATGCTAAAAGTTACTTATGGTATCTTAATTGGGGGGCACCGGGAGTTATTGTTGGGATGTCTTTAAATGCTGCAATAAGAGCAGATGGAAGCCCTAAAATGGCAATGATGACCTTACTTTTAGGTGCTATAACAAATATTGTTTTAGATCCGATATTTATATTTTCTTTTGGATTAGGTATTAAGGGAGCTGCAATAGCAACAGTGATTTCACAGTATCTCTCAGCCACATGGACTATATTTTATTTTAATTCAAGTTTAAGTAAATTAAAAATGTATAGAAAATATATCAGATGTGACATAAGAAAGATTAAAAAGATTTGTGCATTAGGGAGCTCTGCTTTTGCAATTCAGATTGGTTTCAGTCTTGTCACCTATTTTCTAAATAAAGTGTTAAAGGAATATGGAGGAGATATATCTATAGGATCCATGGCAATTATACAATCGATAATTTCTTTTATGTCCATGCCAATTTTTGGAATAAATCAGGGAATACAGCCAATTCTTGGATATAATTATGGAGCCAAAAAATATGATAGGGTTAGAGAAACTATGTTTAAAGCAATGGCTTTAGCCACAGCAATTTGTATTTTTGGTTTTCTAATAAGTCAGTTTTTTGGCTCTTATCTAATCAGAATATTTACTGATAATAAAGAACTTGAAAAATTAACTGTTTACGGTCTGAGAATTTATACTTTGGCATTTCCTATAATAGGATTTCAAATAATTTCATCTATATACTTTCAAGCTATTGGCAAGCCAAAAATGAGTTTTTTAATAAGTTCATCAAGACAGATTTTATTTATGATACCATCACTTTTTATATTGGCAAAATTGTTTGGAATAAAGGGAGTTTGGTACGCAACTCCAGTTGCTGATAGCTTATCAACACTTATAACTTTTATTTTGATAAAACATGAATTAAAACATTTAAAGGAATTAGAAAGTTTAAGATAG
- a CDS encoding TrkH family potassium uptake protein → MKRNKETKLSKFWRELSPSRKLILGFLFAIVLGSLLLKLPFSLEKNQKLTILDSFFTIVSAICVTGLSVIDVSKVLSPIGKGIVLAFIQLGGLGVMTFSTMLFVIIGSRMSYMTRELLKEERNSDSTGRITIFIRAILLTVFFIEFFGALILYFEFKKIMPAEEAVYYGIFHSISAFCNAGFSLFSNNLENFKSNVVINITISYLIILGGMGFAVISSFIHVIRKGENRFNLTAKISLTMGIALTFIGTFLFLLLEFNNVKTIGDMSFFEKVMASFFQSVTLRTAGFNTVSLDGIKPATIFISYILMFIGASPGSTGGGIKTTTFAILIFYIIGILRKKEYIELFNRRIDWEIMNKALAIIIISMVYISFVTVTILTLENFPLEKVLYEVISAFATVGLSMSLTPQLGAISKLIIIFTMFVGRLGPLTIALAFTEQKKRSSLKFPKEDILIG, encoded by the coding sequence ATGAAAAGAAATAAGGAAACTAAGCTTTCAAAATTTTGGAGAGAACTTTCTCCCTCTAGAAAATTAATTTTAGGATTTCTATTTGCGATAGTTTTAGGGTCATTACTATTAAAACTTCCTTTTTCACTTGAAAAAAATCAAAAGCTTACAATTTTAGATTCTTTCTTTACAATTGTTTCTGCTATATGTGTGACCGGGCTTTCGGTTATAGATGTCAGCAAGGTATTATCCCCTATAGGAAAGGGAATAGTTTTGGCTTTCATACAATTGGGCGGTCTAGGAGTTATGACTTTTTCTACCATGCTTTTTGTAATAATAGGTTCTAGAATGAGCTATATGACAAGAGAACTTTTAAAAGAAGAAAGAAACAGTGATAGTACAGGTAGAATAACTATTTTTATAAGAGCTATTCTTCTGACAGTATTTTTTATAGAGTTTTTTGGGGCTTTAATTTTATATTTTGAATTTAAAAAAATTATGCCAGCAGAAGAAGCAGTTTATTATGGTATATTTCATTCTATATCAGCTTTTTGTAATGCAGGTTTCTCGCTTTTTAGTAATAACTTAGAAAATTTTAAATCAAATGTAGTTATTAATATTACAATATCTTATTTAATAATTTTAGGGGGAATGGGTTTTGCAGTTATCAGTTCCTTTATACATGTAATAAGAAAAGGGGAGAATAGGTTTAATCTGACAGCTAAAATTAGTCTAACTATGGGGATAGCTCTAACATTTATAGGGACATTTTTATTTTTGTTACTAGAATTTAATAATGTTAAAACTATAGGTGACATGAGTTTTTTTGAAAAAGTAATGGCCTCATTTTTTCAAAGTGTGACTTTAAGAACAGCAGGCTTTAATACAGTCAGTTTGGATGGAATAAAACCGGCAACAATATTTATTTCATATATACTTATGTTCATTGGAGCTTCTCCTGGTTCGACAGGTGGGGGTATTAAGACGACGACTTTTGCAATACTTATATTTTATATTATTGGAATCTTAAGAAAGAAAGAATACATAGAATTATTTAATAGGAGAATAGATTGGGAGATAATGAATAAAGCGTTGGCGATTATTATAATTTCTATGGTATATATATCCTTTGTTACTGTTACCATATTAACATTGGAAAATTTTCCTCTTGAGAAAGTTTTGTATGAAGTTATTTCAGCTTTTGCAACAGTAGGTTTAAGTATGAGTCTGACTCCACAACTTGGAGCGATTTCAAAATTAATTATAATTTTTACAATGTTTGTTGGAAGATTGGGGCCACTTACTATAGCTTTGGCATTTACAGAACAGAAGAAAAGAAGTTCTTTGAAATTTCCAAAAGAAGATATTTTAATTGGGTAA
- a CDS encoding potassium channel family protein → MKQYLVIGLGRFGRGVAQTLYEANKDVLGIELDENLAQESINNNILTNVVIGDATDIKFLQDVGAENYDIAFVCMAEIEPSVMITLNLKDLGIKNIVAKASTKKHGEVLIKVGATKIVYPEEYMGKRIAELSMDGNIVEYLKFTEDFILAEVKAPSIFWNKNLIECDIRNKFKSNVVAIKKKDETFLPNPTARTVIEEGDVLLLITDKETAHSFEELV, encoded by the coding sequence GTGAAACAATATTTAGTAATAGGACTAGGAAGATTTGGAAGAGGAGTTGCACAGACTTTATATGAAGCTAACAAAGATGTTTTAGGAATAGAATTAGATGAAAATCTAGCTCAAGAAAGTATAAATAACAACATTTTAACTAATGTAGTAATTGGTGATGCAACAGATATAAAGTTTCTTCAAGATGTCGGAGCGGAAAATTATGATATAGCATTTGTATGTATGGCGGAGATAGAACCAAGTGTAATGATTACATTAAATTTAAAAGATTTAGGAATAAAAAATATTGTAGCAAAGGCATCGACTAAAAAGCATGGAGAAGTTTTAATAAAAGTTGGGGCAACTAAAATAGTTTATCCAGAAGAATATATGGGAAAAAGAATTGCTGAGCTTTCAATGGATGGAAATATTGTAGAATATTTAAAATTTACAGAAGATTTTATTTTAGCTGAGGTAAAAGCACCATCAATTTTTTGGAATAAAAATTTGATAGAATGTGATATAAGGAATAAATTTAAATCAAATGTTGTAGCAATAAAGAAAAAAGATGAAACGTTTTTACCTAATCCAACAGCTAGAACAGTAATAGAGGAAGGAGATGTACTTCTTCTTATTACAGATAAGGAAACAGCTCATTCTTTTGAAGAGCTTGTTTAA
- the mnmG gene encoding tRNA uridine-5-carboxymethylaminomethyl(34) synthesis enzyme MnmG: MQKYDVIVVGAGHAGCEAALAAARMGMKTAIFTISLDNIGVMSCNPSLGGPAKSHLAREIDALGGEMGKNIDKTFIQIRVLNTKKGPAVRSLRAQADKVAYAREMKNTLENTKNLSVIQGMVSELIVEEENEKKIIKGIKIREGLEYRAKVVILATGTFLRGLIHIGENNFRAGRMGELSSEELPLSMEKIGLKLGRFKTGTPARVDARTINFSVLEEQPGEKEQILKFSNSTTDEWISNRKQIPCYIAHTNEEVHDIIRANRERSPMFNGRIQGLGPRYCPSIEDKVYRYPDKNQHHLFLEREGYNTNEIYVGGMSSSLPVDVQEKMLRKVKGFEEVRIMRYAYAIEYDYVLPEEIKYSLESRIVNNLFLAGQINGTSGYEEAGAQGLMAGINAVKKIRGEEPLILDRADSYIGTLIDDLVSKGTNEPYRMFTARSEYRLYLREDNADLRLSRIGYELGLVSEEDYRRVEKKRKDVDEIIALLSKTNVGPSNLKVNEVLLKRGEQPIKDGTTLIELLRRPEVKFEDIKYIAENLKDVNLTIYNYDTEYQAEVCVKYQGYIERSLKMIEKHKAMENKKIPSDINYDELKTIPKEAKDKLKRVNPVNIGQASRISGVSPADIQAILIYLKMRGN; encoded by the coding sequence ATGCAAAAATATGATGTTATAGTTGTAGGAGCAGGACATGCCGGCTGTGAAGCAGCTTTAGCCGCCGCCAGAATGGGTATGAAAACCGCTATATTTACAATTTCACTTGATAATATAGGAGTAATGTCCTGTAACCCTTCTTTAGGAGGACCGGCGAAATCTCATTTAGCTAGAGAAATTGATGCTCTTGGCGGAGAAATGGGAAAAAATATTGATAAGACTTTTATTCAGATAAGAGTTTTAAACACAAAAAAAGGTCCAGCAGTAAGATCGTTGAGAGCACAGGCAGATAAAGTTGCCTATGCTAGAGAAATGAAAAATACTTTAGAAAATACAAAAAACTTGTCAGTCATACAAGGAATGGTCAGTGAACTGATAGTGGAAGAAGAAAATGAAAAGAAAATAATAAAAGGAATAAAAATAAGAGAGGGCTTAGAATATAGAGCAAAAGTAGTTATTTTAGCTACAGGAACATTTTTAAGAGGTCTTATTCACATAGGAGAAAACAACTTTAGAGCTGGAAGAATGGGAGAACTATCTTCAGAAGAGTTGCCTTTATCTATGGAAAAAATCGGTTTAAAACTTGGAAGATTTAAAACAGGAACACCTGCAAGAGTTGATGCAAGGACAATAAATTTTTCTGTTTTGGAAGAGCAGCCAGGTGAAAAAGAGCAAATTTTAAAATTTTCAAATAGTACAACAGATGAATGGATTAGCAATAGGAAACAAATTCCTTGCTATATAGCACATACAAATGAAGAAGTTCACGATATTATAAGAGCTAATAGAGAAAGATCACCTATGTTTAATGGTAGAATTCAAGGCTTAGGCCCAAGATATTGCCCATCTATAGAAGATAAGGTTTATAGATATCCGGATAAAAATCAGCATCATCTTTTTTTGGAAAGAGAAGGTTATAATACTAATGAAATTTATGTTGGCGGTATGTCATCTTCACTTCCTGTTGATGTCCAAGAAAAAATGTTAAGGAAAGTAAAAGGTTTTGAAGAAGTAAGGATTATGAGATATGCATATGCTATTGAATATGATTATGTATTGCCAGAAGAGATAAAGTATAGTTTAGAAAGTAGAATTGTAAACAACTTATTTTTAGCAGGGCAAATAAATGGAACATCAGGTTATGAGGAAGCTGGTGCACAAGGTTTGATGGCAGGAATAAATGCAGTAAAAAAAATAAGAGGGGAAGAACCTTTAATTTTAGACAGAGCAGATTCGTATATAGGAACGTTGATAGATGATTTAGTTTCTAAGGGGACAAATGAGCCTTATAGAATGTTTACAGCAAGAAGTGAATATAGACTATATTTGAGAGAAGACAATGCTGATTTAAGACTTAGTAGAATAGGATATGAACTGGGTTTAGTTTCTGAAGAAGATTATAGAAGGGTTGAAAAGAAAAGAAAAGATGTTGATGAGATTATAGCTTTGCTTTCAAAGACAAATGTAGGTCCAAGTAATTTAAAAGTGAATGAGGTTTTATTAAAAAGGGGAGAGCAACCAATAAAAGATGGGACAACATTAATTGAACTTTTAAGAAGACCGGAGGTAAAATTTGAAGATATAAAATATATAGCCGAAAATTTAAAAGATGTGAATTTAACTATTTACAACTATGATACAGAATACCAAGCTGAAGTTTGTGTAAAATATCAAGGTTATATAGAGAGATCATTAAAAATGATAGAAAAGCATAAAGCAATGGAGAATAAAAAAATTCCTTCTGATATTAACTATGATGAACTAAAAACAATTCCTAAGGAAGCTAAGGATAAACTAAAAAGAGTCAATCCTGTAAATATAGGACAGGCAAGTAGAATTTCAGGAGTTTCTCCGGCAGATATACAGGCTATTTTAATTTACTTAAAAATGAGAGGAAATTAG
- the rsmG gene encoding 16S rRNA (guanine(527)-N(7))-methyltransferase RsmG, giving the protein MKEYFEKGLEKIGMFFDEDKIEKSLKYLKLLKEYNSHTNITAIREDKDIVEKHFIDSLLLQSLLRKEDREIIDIGTGAGFPGMPLAIFNLDKNFTLVDSIQKKTKFLELVKDELKLENVKILCGRAEELIEGKRETYDVGLCRGVSNLSVILEYEMPFIKVGGRFLPQKLVGTTETLAAEKALKVLNSRIVKQHEFILPYSNEKRLVIEIIKDKKVDKKYPRKTGIPLKKPL; this is encoded by the coding sequence GTGAAAGAATATTTTGAAAAAGGTCTAGAAAAAATAGGAATGTTTTTTGATGAAGATAAAATTGAAAAATCTTTGAAATATTTAAAACTTTTAAAGGAATATAACAGTCATACTAATATAACTGCTATAAGAGAGGATAAGGATATAGTTGAAAAACATTTCATAGATTCTTTACTTTTACAAAGTTTATTGAGGAAAGAAGATAGGGAAATTATAGATATAGGTACAGGAGCAGGATTTCCAGGTATGCCTTTAGCTATATTTAATTTAGATAAGAACTTTACCTTAGTGGATTCAATCCAGAAGAAAACAAAGTTTTTAGAGCTTGTTAAAGATGAATTAAAACTAGAAAATGTTAAAATTTTATGTGGAAGAGCTGAAGAGCTTATAGAAGGGAAGAGAGAAACTTATGATGTAGGTCTTTGTCGAGGAGTTTCTAATCTTTCTGTAATACTGGAATATGAAATGCCATTTATAAAAGTTGGTGGAAGATTTTTACCACAGAAATTGGTTGGAACAACAGAAACACTAGCAGCAGAAAAAGCGTTAAAAGTGCTAAATTCCAGAATAGTAAAGCAACATGAATTTATTTTACCTTATTCTAATGAGAAAAGATTGGTTATAGAAATTATAAAGGATAAAAAAGTTGATAAAAAATATCCAAGAAAAACAGGAATTCCTTTAAAGAAACCTCTTTAA